Proteins encoded by one window of Methanobacterium sp. CWC-01:
- a CDS encoding TIGR02253 family HAD-type hydrolase, which produces MGKAIFFDIDDTLYDTSGFAKLARKAALSAMIDAGLPLSNEESYSLLRSIIKEKGSNYNKHFNVLTQRVFGEENPYLIALGMITYHNVKFALLRLFPDTMSTLIHVKKQGYHLGVVSNGLVIKQWEKLIRLDLHHFFDAVVTSEEAGCEKPEPEIFNLALRRMGCRADKSIMIGNKFSEDILGALNVGMSAILVNSRLTAEEEDYLRKNNLEIDVASHIGLIQEIL; this is translated from the coding sequence ATGGGGAAAGCAATTTTTTTCGATATTGACGATACTCTATATGACACTTCTGGTTTTGCCAAATTAGCTCGAAAAGCAGCCCTTTCAGCCATGATTGACGCAGGACTGCCCTTGTCCAATGAAGAATCTTATTCTCTTTTAAGATCTATAATCAAGGAAAAAGGTTCCAATTATAACAAGCATTTCAACGTGCTAACTCAACGAGTTTTTGGGGAGGAAAATCCTTATCTAATTGCATTGGGAATGATAACCTATCATAATGTTAAATTTGCATTACTAAGGCTTTTTCCGGACACCATGTCCACACTCATCCATGTAAAAAAACAGGGATATCATTTGGGAGTCGTATCTAACGGTCTGGTAATTAAACAATGGGAAAAACTTATCAGGCTGGATTTGCACCATTTTTTCGATGCAGTAGTCACCTCTGAGGAAGCTGGATGTGAAAAACCTGAGCCCGAGATTTTTAACCTGGCCCTGAGAAGAATGGGTTGTCGGGCGGATAAGTCCATAATGATCGGAAACAAATTTTCTGAGGATATTTTAGGTGCCCTCAACGTGGGAATGTCAGCCATACTGGTTAATTCCAGACTCACTGCAGAAGAAGAAGATTATTTAAGAAAGAACAACCTAGAAATTGACGTGGCATCTCACATTGGGTTAATTCAAGAAATTCTGTAA
- a CDS encoding ATP-binding protein — protein MSYYHDYKMEKIFEALEQPKTIENLQLSESFITDLFLKIVAGYGTVKTSTINEITGIHWDILERILPELEKSGLCATVGGGFLFSSVEYSITPKGREKARGINEDNPYIGMAPVSYEDYYEIMDVQMKGRYPLKIPSKVVENTFKDVVGIAYAKESIIESCIIGKGIFVYGPPGTGKTFVVSKMPDLLPPLIIPKFIEFGGRIIQIYDSSFHKKCEEQPEDPRWVKIFAPFVLTGAELNLNKLETNYNPNKGVYETSPIIKANGGILLIDDLGRQRDDHELILNRLIVPMENNKDMIYVRGIPVVVHSHFIPAFSTNLDISIMDEAHLRRAPLHIFLKNPDVEEVKEVFRRNLEQLQEDYEKDVLDRFSKVYENINEGGEGLQPSFAHARDVAQICQAVRINKDKNIIDIEVLEEALEKHVLIVLQRMRIDISQIANKTRSFRIKTQDLEAASQALSDFGSIVIANEKDSLIADLEENITPVVLVDYLKKKNIDIKKIEVIAESEKELRRTILGW, from the coding sequence ATGAGTTATTATCATGATTATAAAATGGAAAAAATCTTTGAAGCCCTGGAACAGCCCAAAACCATAGAAAACTTACAGCTTTCCGAATCTTTTATAACCGATCTCTTTTTGAAGATCGTGGCTGGGTATGGAACCGTGAAAACCAGCACCATTAACGAAATAACCGGCATACACTGGGACATACTGGAAAGAATATTACCTGAACTGGAAAAAAGTGGCCTTTGCGCCACGGTCGGAGGAGGATTTCTATTTTCAAGTGTGGAATACAGTATAACCCCCAAGGGACGTGAAAAAGCCAGGGGTATTAATGAAGATAATCCCTACATCGGAATGGCCCCGGTATCCTATGAAGATTACTATGAAATAATGGATGTGCAAATGAAGGGACGCTACCCCCTCAAAATCCCATCCAAAGTGGTGGAGAATACTTTCAAAGATGTGGTAGGTATTGCCTATGCGAAAGAGTCCATAATTGAGTCCTGCATTATTGGTAAGGGTATCTTTGTTTACGGTCCTCCTGGTACCGGTAAAACATTTGTAGTCAGTAAAATGCCTGACTTACTACCGCCCCTGATAATTCCAAAGTTTATAGAATTTGGGGGACGAATCATCCAAATCTACGACTCCAGTTTCCACAAAAAATGTGAAGAACAACCAGAAGACCCTCGATGGGTTAAGATATTTGCCCCATTCGTTCTCACCGGTGCAGAACTAAATCTAAACAAACTTGAGACTAATTATAATCCTAATAAGGGAGTTTACGAAACTTCACCTATTATTAAAGCTAATGGTGGAATTTTATTAATTGACGACCTGGGTAGGCAGAGGGATGATCATGAACTCATCCTTAACCGTCTCATAGTGCCTATGGAAAACAACAAAGACATGATCTACGTGCGGGGAATACCGGTTGTGGTGCACTCCCACTTCATCCCGGCATTCTCCACCAACCTGGACATCAGCATCATGGATGAAGCCCACCTCCGTCGCGCTCCGCTGCACATCTTCCTTAAAAATCCTGATGTAGAGGAAGTAAAAGAGGTTTTCCGTCGGAATCTGGAACAACTGCAGGAAGATTATGAAAAGGATGTTCTGGACCGATTCAGTAAGGTCTATGAAAATATTAATGAAGGAGGCGAAGGCCTGCAACCCAGCTTTGCCCACGCCCGTGATGTGGCCCAGATATGTCAAGCGGTGCGTATTAACAAAGACAAAAACATTATAGATATTGAAGTACTGGAAGAGGCGCTTGAAAAGCACGTCCTCATTGTGCTGCAACGTATGAGAATAGACATCAGTCAAATCGCCAATAAAACCCGATCTTTCCGCATAAAAACCCAGGATTTAGAGGCAGCTTCACAGGCACTATCCGACTTTGGATCTATTGTAATAGCCAATGAGAAAGATTCATTAATTGCAGACTTGGAAGAGAACATCACCCCGGTGGTACTAGTTGATTACCTGAAAAAAAAGAATATTGATATTAAAAAAATCGAAGTGATTGCTGAATCAGAAAAAGAACTTCGAAGAACCATACTGGGATGGTAA
- a CDS encoding PfkB family carbohydrate kinase, translated as MANFLLLGPVTRDTIIRQGSTYHSTGGPVYYHAGVLDALGVDATALVTVGKEDKGLLDSFPSSLRVIPSFRENTANFENYYPSSDPNQRKQRANLPCNPLRKEDFKDLDLHSFDAFLVSPLSPADIPLEILRYLHQTEKPIYMGIQGYMRHLENFEVVLKPWKDHHKFLPFLKIIFMDELEARMVLGIGYSELEIIAQKLAANGPEEVIITLGDRGSLIYSSRMNKVHRIPAVPPHKTVDPTGLGDSYMAAYACKRLETPDPEKCGIFASQIASLKLEKQGALKLF; from the coding sequence ATGGCTAATTTCTTGCTACTGGGTCCAGTTACCCGAGATACCATCATCAGGCAGGGTTCTACCTATCACTCTACTGGAGGTCCGGTGTACTACCATGCCGGTGTACTGGACGCTCTGGGAGTAGATGCCACCGCTCTGGTGACTGTTGGTAAAGAAGATAAAGGCCTTCTTGATTCTTTTCCCTCATCGTTAAGGGTTATCCCTTCTTTTAGAGAAAACACCGCCAATTTTGAGAATTATTACCCCTCCTCAGATCCTAATCAGAGGAAGCAGAGAGCAAATTTACCCTGCAACCCACTTAGAAAAGAAGATTTCAAGGATTTAGATCTGCACAGTTTCGATGCATTTCTAGTTTCTCCCTTATCGCCAGCGGACATTCCACTGGAAATACTTCGATATCTTCACCAAACAGAAAAACCCATCTATATGGGTATTCAGGGTTATATGAGGCATTTAGAAAATTTTGAAGTCGTTCTAAAGCCCTGGAAAGATCATCATAAATTTCTTCCTTTTTTAAAGATAATCTTTATGGATGAGTTAGAGGCCAGAATGGTACTGGGTATCGGATATTCTGAGCTGGAGATCATCGCCCAAAAACTGGCTGCAAATGGGCCGGAAGAGGTTATCATTACCCTGGGAGATAGGGGATCACTTATCTATTCAAGTAGGATGAACAAAGTCCATAGAATCCCTGCTGTCCCGCCTCATAAAACGGTAGATCCCACTGGTCTGGGTGATAGTTACATGGCGGCCTATGCTTGTAAAAGACTTGAAACTCCTGACCCAGAAAAGTGTGGTATTTTCGCATCCCAAATAGCATCTCTAAAACTGGAAAAACAGGGTGCCCTAAAGCTTTTCTGA
- a CDS encoding HisA/HisF family protein, protein MIIPVLDLKDKIAVSGQSGKRDTYQPLKTIFHKSADPVKISEKISACGFKRIYIADLDSIESKGSNLELVSMINHFLPVMLDCGANDLETVREALNYSREVIVATETLRNLEDLSQIFQSLDQDRIVLSVDVKDGKILSQMVSMEFEDLFSWIDEFQPKETILLDISRVGTLKGINKELIIKFNKIKTSLIIGGGVQGDELPLIRDLGADNVLIGSALHNGKIKPDSTLSW, encoded by the coding sequence ATGATTATACCAGTACTGGATTTAAAGGATAAAATAGCAGTTTCAGGCCAATCCGGGAAAAGAGACACCTACCAGCCACTTAAAACTATTTTCCATAAATCTGCAGACCCAGTTAAAATTTCGGAAAAAATCTCGGCATGCGGTTTCAAACGTATATATATTGCCGACCTGGATTCCATAGAGAGTAAAGGTTCCAATCTGGAATTAGTGTCAATGATAAATCACTTTCTTCCGGTTATGTTGGACTGTGGAGCAAATGATCTTGAAACTGTGAGAGAAGCTCTTAACTATTCCAGGGAGGTCATTGTGGCCACCGAAACATTGAGAAACCTGGAGGATCTTAGTCAAATCTTCCAGTCCCTAGACCAGGACCGAATAGTACTAAGTGTGGATGTGAAGGATGGAAAAATCCTGAGTCAAATGGTATCTATGGAATTTGAAGATTTATTTAGCTGGATTGATGAATTTCAACCTAAAGAAACCATATTACTGGATATATCACGGGTAGGAACGCTAAAAGGTATCAACAAGGAGCTTATTATAAAATTTAATAAAATTAAAACTTCGTTAATAATTGGTGGTGGTGTTCAGGGGGATGAACTTCCACTAATTCGTGATCTGGGGGCGGATAACGTTTTGATTGGTTCTGCTCTCCATAATGGAAAAATAAAACCTGATTCCACATTGTCTTGGTAA
- a CDS encoding glutamine synthetase family protein, with the protein MISKNEIMETVLENDVEFIRLWFTDLNGILKSFAITNDELENALERGMGFDGSSITGFQDIEESDMIAMPDLNTFAILPWRPREKAVGRMICDVLQPGGDPYEGDPRYVLKRALARMEKMGFDHFYVGPELEYFYFKSPERPEPLDHGGYFDLTPRDMASDLRRDTVLALKNLGIKVEYSHHEAAVSQHEIDMRYDDALKMADNMVTYRLAVKEIASNHGVYATFMPKPIYGEYGSGMHTHQSLFKGNKNVFFDSDDSFHLSDYAKSYLGGVLKYSKEMVSILAPWVNSYKRLVPGYEAPVYVAWSRNNRSALIRVPQYQPGREYATRIEVRCPDPSGNPYLQLAVMLMAGLKGIEEECPLPEPMELNLYELNDEERIKKGIEILPSSLEEAIRYAEESDLVEETLGPHSFRRFITLKKLECEEYNRQVTDYEIKKYYPIL; encoded by the coding sequence ATGATTAGTAAGAATGAAATAATGGAAACTGTTCTGGAAAATGATGTGGAGTTCATCAGACTGTGGTTTACCGACCTTAATGGTATACTGAAAAGCTTTGCCATAACTAATGATGAACTTGAAAATGCCTTAGAAAGGGGTATGGGCTTCGATGGGTCCAGTATTACTGGCTTTCAGGATATAGAGGAATCAGACATGATCGCCATGCCCGACCTAAACACCTTTGCCATTTTACCATGGAGGCCCAGAGAAAAAGCTGTGGGTCGTATGATCTGTGATGTACTGCAGCCAGGTGGTGATCCTTACGAAGGAGATCCCCGATACGTTCTTAAGAGAGCTCTGGCACGGATGGAAAAAATGGGATTTGACCACTTTTATGTAGGTCCTGAACTGGAATACTTCTACTTCAAATCGCCCGAAAGACCAGAACCACTGGACCATGGTGGATACTTTGACCTAACTCCCCGGGACATGGCTTCCGATCTCCGTAGAGATACCGTACTGGCCCTTAAAAACCTGGGTATTAAGGTGGAGTACTCTCACCACGAGGCGGCGGTCTCCCAGCACGAGATAGACATGCGCTATGATGATGCTCTGAAAATGGCCGACAACATGGTAACTTACCGGCTGGCAGTGAAGGAAATAGCCAGTAACCACGGAGTATATGCCACTTTTATGCCCAAACCCATCTACGGAGAGTATGGATCCGGCATGCACACCCACCAATCCCTTTTTAAGGGGAACAAAAACGTTTTCTTTGATTCTGATGATTCATTCCACCTTTCAGATTATGCCAAGTCTTACTTGGGCGGAGTTCTTAAGTACTCCAAGGAAATGGTATCCATCCTGGCTCCCTGGGTGAATTCCTACAAAAGACTGGTTCCTGGTTACGAAGCTCCTGTTTACGTGGCCTGGTCACGAAACAATCGCTCGGCCCTGATTAGAGTTCCCCAATACCAACCAGGCCGGGAGTATGCCACCCGAATCGAAGTTAGATGCCCAGATCCTTCTGGAAATCCCTACTTACAGTTAGCAGTGATGCTCATGGCCGGACTGAAAGGAATAGAAGAGGAATGTCCCCTGCCAGAACCAATGGAACTTAATCTCTATGAACTCAATGATGAAGAAAGAATTAAAAAGGGAATAGAAATTTTACCTTCCAGTTTAGAAGAGGCCATAAGATATGCTGAAGAGTCTGATTTGGTGGAGGAAACTCTGGGTCCACATTCTTTCCGAAGATTCATAACCCTCAAAAAATTGGAATGTGAAGAATACAACCGCCAGGTAACAGATTATGAGATAAAAAAATATTATCCTATACTATAA
- a CDS encoding DUF3194 domain-containing protein gives MRKLTENELDELSTRAAQAAQDHILSMVSKKEVIDMDINVELTFNKGLDVDVTVELFLDDLSKVNPEKLADEAVEQALLITDRFMED, from the coding sequence TTGAGGAAACTTACCGAAAATGAGTTGGATGAACTTTCCACTAGGGCGGCGCAGGCCGCCCAGGATCACATCCTGTCCATGGTATCCAAGAAAGAAGTTATAGATATGGATATAAATGTTGAACTTACTTTCAACAAGGGTTTGGATGTGGATGTGACTGTGGAACTATTTTTAGATGATCTATCAAAGGTTAACCCCGAAAAACTTGCAGATGAAGCGGTTGAACAGGCGCTTCTGATTACTGATAGATTTATGGAAGATTAA
- a CDS encoding prefoldin subunit beta produces the protein MEIPQNIQHQLAQFQQMQQQAQAISMQKQNVDLQTRETEKALEELKKSEDEADVYKTAGNLLIKVEKVSLTEELEEKLETLQLREKTIKRQEERVMKKLQEMQESIQEAMQTTGMQPGMGN, from the coding sequence ATGGAGATACCCCAAAATATTCAACATCAACTGGCTCAGTTCCAGCAAATGCAGCAACAGGCCCAGGCCATATCCATGCAGAAGCAGAACGTGGATTTACAAACCCGTGAAACAGAAAAAGCCCTGGAAGAGCTGAAAAAATCTGAAGATGAGGCTGATGTTTACAAAACTGCTGGTAACCTGCTTATAAAGGTCGAAAAGGTTTCTTTAACCGAGGAACTGGAGGAAAAACTGGAAACACTCCAACTTAGAGAGAAGACCATAAAGCGTCAGGAAGAACGGGTCATGAAAAAACTTCAGGAAATGCAGGAATCCATACAGGAAGCCATGCAAACCACCGGGATGCAACCGGGGATGGGTAATTGA
- a CDS encoding KEOPS complex subunit Pcc1 has protein sequence MILQGVEIQLEVELDSRKEAEIIYEALKPEIKFSHSSRTRSWMKIKDKKLILEVQARDSTSLRASVNSYLRWINLSCQVLELS, from the coding sequence GTGATTCTTCAGGGAGTTGAGATTCAACTTGAAGTTGAACTAGATAGCCGGAAAGAAGCCGAGATAATCTATGAAGCTTTGAAACCTGAAATAAAATTTTCACATTCATCTCGAACCAGGAGTTGGATGAAGATAAAGGATAAAAAACTCATCCTGGAAGTACAGGCCAGAGACTCCACCTCGTTAAGAGCATCTGTTAACTCTTATTTAAGGTGGATAAATTTATCCTGCCAGGTATTAGAGTTAAGCTAG
- a CDS encoding Brix domain-containing protein, whose translation MLITTSRKPSQRTRSFGRALERVLPARYLNRGKMSLREVFLKAKELGFDSVMVISERYGNPSRLEFFTGNEEPEAYILISTDLSQPSGKIHTENLTLQCEEPALSDFLSNFLKIGLDSNEISNYKSSNLICIKKTGQTQRTVMEFFDNKGNLIRPRIYLKDWKGVAFSDSSGS comes from the coding sequence ATGTTGATAACCACCTCCCGGAAACCATCACAAAGAACCCGAAGCTTTGGTCGTGCCCTGGAAAGGGTTTTACCAGCTCGATATCTTAACCGGGGGAAGATGAGCCTACGCGAAGTTTTCCTGAAGGCTAAAGAACTTGGCTTCGATTCAGTGATGGTCATTTCGGAGAGGTATGGAAATCCCAGCCGTCTAGAATTTTTCACTGGTAATGAAGAACCAGAAGCATACATCTTAATCAGCACGGACCTTTCTCAACCTTCGGGTAAGATTCATACCGAAAATTTGACTCTTCAATGTGAAGAACCGGCACTATCCGACTTCCTGAGTAACTTCCTAAAGATTGGGTTGGATAGTAATGAAATTTCCAATTACAAAAGTTCCAATCTAATCTGCATAAAAAAGACCGGCCAGACTCAAAGAACGGTAATGGAGTTTTTCGATAATAAAGGGAACTTGATACGACCCAGAATATATCTGAAAGACTGGAAAGGGGTTGCTTTTAGTGATTCTTCAGGGAGTTGA
- a CDS encoding DNA-directed RNA polymerase subunit P — translation MYKCSKCGTLVDVKGYTESKCPSCRYRILFKEIPPVRRSVKAR, via the coding sequence TTGTACAAGTGCTCTAAGTGCGGTACTCTGGTGGATGTAAAAGGATACACAGAATCCAAGTGTCCCAGTTGCCGTTATAGGATACTATTTAAGGAAATACCTCCAGTTAGAAGGTCAGTAAAGGCCCGATAA
- the rpl37A gene encoding 50S ribosomal protein L37Ae: MARTKKVGITGRFGPRYGRKAKKTVKTIEENMKKKHICPQCDRPAVKRVSRGIWKCKKCNTVFTGGAYMPSTPMGKTAARNIKRIVGGL; this comes from the coding sequence ATGGCAAGAACCAAAAAAGTCGGTATAACCGGCAGATTCGGTCCTCGTTACGGTAGAAAAGCTAAGAAAACCGTTAAGACCATAGAAGAAAATATGAAGAAGAAGCACATCTGTCCTCAATGTGACCGACCCGCTGTTAAGAGGGTTTCTCGAGGAATCTGGAAGTGCAAAAAGTGCAACACCGTATTTACGGGTGGAGCTTACATGCCATCCACCCCAATGGGTAAGACTGCTGCTCGTAACATAAAAAGGATAGTTGGAGGACTATAA
- the rrp42 gene encoding exosome complex protein Rrp42: MQPVVPEITRVSVTNLINKGERTDGRALDQYREISLETGVIKKAEGSARVKIGNTQIMIGIKPQIGEPFPDTPNVGVFMTNSELVPMAAPNFEPGPPDERSVELSRVTDRGIREGKIIDLEKLALIPGKKVWMIFIDMHILDYDGNLMDAAALGAMAALMDTKIPTATVKDDEVVVDHENMQPLPLNGKTVMSTMAKIGKELVSDPSLEEESIMGARISIGVRSDGTICSMQKGGERPFEKEEILKAIDIAQEKTKELFKYLPKS; this comes from the coding sequence ATGCAGCCTGTAGTTCCTGAAATTACAAGAGTAAGTGTAACTAACCTCATAAACAAGGGTGAGAGAACCGACGGCAGGGCTTTAGACCAGTACCGGGAAATATCCCTGGAAACTGGGGTAATTAAGAAGGCAGAAGGTTCTGCCAGGGTTAAAATAGGTAACACTCAGATAATGATTGGTATCAAGCCACAAATTGGTGAACCATTCCCGGACACTCCTAACGTGGGAGTTTTCATGACTAATTCTGAACTGGTTCCCATGGCTGCTCCTAACTTTGAACCAGGGCCTCCTGATGAACGTTCAGTAGAACTTTCCAGGGTAACTGACCGTGGTATAAGGGAAGGTAAGATCATTGACCTGGAGAAACTGGCCTTAATTCCTGGAAAGAAGGTATGGATGATCTTTATCGACATGCACATCCTGGACTACGATGGTAACCTCATGGACGCCGCCGCCCTGGGAGCTATGGCTGCTCTAATGGACACCAAGATCCCTACAGCTACTGTTAAGGATGATGAAGTGGTAGTTGATCACGAAAATATGCAACCTTTACCACTCAACGGGAAGACCGTAATGTCTACTATGGCCAAGATAGGTAAAGAACTAGTATCCGACCCATCCCTTGAAGAAGAAAGTATTATGGGGGCTCGCATATCCATAGGTGTCCGCAGTGACGGCACCATCTGCTCCATGCAAAAGGGTGGTGAAAGGCCTTTTGAAAAGGAAGAAATCCTTAAGGCCATTGATATTGCTCAAGAAAAGACCAAAGAACTTTTCAAGTACCTCCCTAAGTCTTAA
- the rrp41 gene encoding exosome complex exonuclease Rrp41: MITIITNRDLEGKNSERSDGRAYNELRPLKIEAGVLERADGSAYLEFGDNKVLAAVYGPREFHIRRFLKPNMAVLRCRYNMAPFSVEDRKRPGPDRRSLEISKLTSEALSPAVFLEKFPRSSIDVFIEVLQAEGGTRCAGITAASVALADAGIPMRDMVAACAAGKANGQIVMDLSEWEDKEGEADVPVAIMPRTGEITLLQMDGQLTKDEFEQALDLAKEGCMKISEEQKKAIKNRYGGD, from the coding sequence GTGATTACTATTATAACCAATCGCGATTTAGAAGGAAAAAACTCCGAAAGGTCAGATGGGAGGGCTTATAATGAGTTAAGGCCCTTAAAAATAGAAGCTGGAGTCTTAGAAAGGGCAGACGGATCTGCTTATCTTGAATTCGGGGACAACAAAGTCTTAGCCGCTGTTTATGGGCCACGAGAATTCCATATACGACGATTTTTAAAGCCTAATATGGCCGTATTACGCTGTCGGTATAACATGGCTCCCTTTTCAGTGGAAGATCGGAAAAGACCTGGTCCAGACCGTAGGTCCCTGGAAATATCTAAACTCACGTCTGAAGCATTATCTCCAGCAGTATTCCTGGAAAAATTCCCCAGATCATCTATTGACGTATTCATAGAAGTGCTCCAAGCAGAAGGAGGAACTCGATGCGCGGGTATAACTGCGGCATCGGTGGCCTTGGCTGATGCAGGAATACCCATGCGAGATATGGTGGCGGCCTGTGCTGCCGGAAAGGCTAATGGCCAGATAGTAATGGATCTTTCTGAATGGGAAGATAAGGAAGGAGAGGCCGATGTTCCAGTGGCCATCATGCCACGTACTGGTGAGATCACGTTGCTGCAGATGGATGGTCAACTGACCAAAGACGAATTTGAACAGGCCCTGGATCTGGCTAAGGAAGGCTGTATGAAGATTAGTGAAGAACAGAAAAAGGCCATTAAGAACAGGTATGGTGGTGATTAA
- the rrp4 gene encoding exosome complex RNA-binding protein Rrp4: protein MILVEDKDIVVPGEVLAEGEYYAGRGTFKDDTKVCSALVGLVAIRDDKISVLPLQSKYIPKRGDVVIGKITEVRFSMWNVDINSPYSGILPASDVFGREKRDMNKAFDVGDILFMRVVDVDEVKKVKLGLKGRGLGKFRGGILVEITPTKVPRLIGKKGSMINMIKDHTKCEVVVGQNGLVWVKGKPEMERVVEKVIKTIEAEAHTSGLTDRVREMLNQLLGIEEEAEKEEEEDYKEELIQ from the coding sequence GTGATACTAGTAGAAGATAAAGATATAGTGGTTCCAGGGGAGGTTCTGGCAGAAGGAGAATACTACGCAGGTAGGGGGACTTTTAAGGATGACACTAAAGTCTGTTCAGCCCTGGTAGGTCTGGTGGCCATACGTGATGATAAAATAAGTGTACTACCCCTGCAAAGCAAGTACATTCCCAAGAGGGGAGATGTGGTCATTGGGAAAATCACAGAAGTAAGATTCTCCATGTGGAATGTGGATATTAACTCTCCTTATTCAGGAATCCTACCTGCTTCAGATGTCTTTGGAAGAGAAAAACGTGACATGAACAAAGCCTTCGACGTAGGCGATATACTATTCATGAGGGTCGTGGACGTGGATGAGGTTAAAAAGGTTAAACTGGGTCTTAAAGGACGTGGCCTGGGTAAATTTAGGGGAGGAATACTGGTGGAAATAACTCCCACCAAGGTGCCCCGCCTGATCGGCAAGAAGGGATCCATGATTAACATGATCAAAGACCACACCAAATGTGAAGTGGTGGTGGGTCAGAATGGCCTGGTATGGGTAAAAGGAAAACCAGAGATGGAAAGGGTAGTGGAAAAGGTTATAAAAACCATTGAAGCAGAAGCACACACCTCTGGCTTAACCGACCGGGTTCGAGAAATGTTAAACCAGCTACTGGGCATTGAGGAAGAAGCAGAGAAAGAAGAGGAAGAAGATTACAAAGAGGAATTAATTCAATAG
- a CDS encoding ribosome assembly factor SBDS — MVTLEDAVIARLEYYGERFEVLVDPDLASDLKRGKPINIDEILAVEEVFKDAKKGDKASEEAMMKAFQTADPLEAAATIIRKGNVQLTAQQRRDMQEEKRRSIVAKISREAINPQTKLPHPARRIEIAMEEAKIHVDPFKSVDEQVNTVLKAIRTKIPIRFEKVRVAIRIPGDATGKVHGVILEYGETKKEEWQQDGSWIAVVEIPGGLQDSFYQKLSEITHGQVETKLMK; from the coding sequence ATGGTAACCCTGGAAGATGCTGTTATAGCCCGATTAGAATATTACGGGGAGAGATTTGAAGTTCTGGTAGATCCAGATCTGGCATCTGACTTAAAAAGGGGAAAACCAATCAATATTGATGAAATACTGGCCGTGGAAGAGGTTTTTAAGGACGCCAAAAAAGGGGATAAAGCTTCAGAAGAAGCTATGATGAAGGCCTTCCAGACTGCAGACCCCCTGGAGGCGGCAGCCACCATTATCCGGAAAGGAAATGTACAGCTCACCGCCCAACAACGAAGGGATATGCAGGAAGAAAAAAGAAGGAGTATAGTGGCTAAAATATCTAGAGAAGCTATAAATCCCCAGACTAAGCTTCCCCATCCTGCTAGAAGGATAGAAATTGCTATGGAAGAGGCTAAAATTCATGTTGATCCCTTTAAAAGCGTGGACGAACAGGTTAACACGGTTTTAAAGGCCATCCGTACTAAGATCCCCATAAGGTTCGAAAAGGTGAGGGTGGCCATTAGGATACCTGGAGATGCCACTGGGAAGGTCCATGGCGTAATACTTGAATACGGAGAAACCAAGAAAGAAGAATGGCAACAAGATGGCTCCTGGATAGCTGTGGTAGAGATACCAGGCGGTCTCCAGGATAGTTTCTACCAAAAACTGAGTGAGATTACCCATGGACAGGTGGAAACTAAATTAATGAAATAA